One genomic window of Paramormyrops kingsleyae isolate MSU_618 chromosome 22, PKINGS_0.4, whole genome shotgun sequence includes the following:
- the LOC111856339 gene encoding cyclin-dependent kinase 4 inhibitor D-like, whose translation MILTDGDSGNNLTSAAAKGDITAVKRMLEEDGVHPDAVNGFGRTALQVMMMGSRSVALLLLEHGANANVRDQQGITPAHDAARTGFTDTLSVLVQFGASVNVPDHSGALPIHVAIREGHTAAVDFLAPLSDLGHRDHNGHTALDLARARSSDVAEILERHLDSRLT comes from the exons ATGATCCTTACCGACGGGGATTCTGGCAATAATTTGACGTCTGCTGCGGCGAAGGGAGATATAACAGCCGTAAAAAGAATGTTGGAAGAGGATGGAGTTCATCCTGATGCAGTTAATGGATTCGGCAGGACCGCTCTGCAG gtgatgatgATGGGCAGTAGGAGTGTGGCTCTGCTTCTGCTTGAGCATGGCGCCAACGCCAATGTGCGGGACCAGCAGGGCATCACCCCAGCGCACGACGCCGCTCGGACCGGCTTCACTGACACTTTGAGTGTTCTGGTGCAATTCGGGGCCTCAGTCAACGTGCCCGACCACAGCGGTGCCCTGCCCATCCACGTCGCCATCCGGGAGGGTCACACGGCCGCCGTGGATTTCTTAGCCCCGCTCTCGGACCTGGGCCACCGCGATCACAACGGCCACACGGCGCTGGATCTGGCCCGGGCTCGATCTTCGGATGTTGCGGAGATACTGGAGCGTCATTTGGACTCCAGGTTAACCTAG